The Scatophagus argus isolate fScaArg1 chromosome 4, fScaArg1.pri, whole genome shotgun sequence DNA window ttcttcctaaACATGGTGCCATATGTGGTTTCTGTGTTCATCCTCGTGCACAAACTAATCAAAATTACAAGCAGGCAAGTGTTTTGATTCAAAACCACGTGGTTGTAGCTCATTTCtgatttgaatgaatgaacgcACCTTTGACTAATTTGTGGCCGACACTAAATTCATTCACTTCATCAAAATCCAGAAGTGGCGCAAGTGGTTTTCCTGACCAGTGGAAGAGCGGGAGACAAGTCCTCTTTAGTCCACAAACCAGTGCAAGCGCTTACAGATGATATTGACTGCGTCGTGTGTGATGGTTGAGGTGGAAAGCACTCACTCACTTGCCGGTTCTTGAGACTATTGCCTTTCTTGTAACAGTTGAACAAACAGGAAGGAGTAGATTTGAAATTTGAGATATAGGAACTGGAAAATATCCAAAAACAATAGACATTGTGTTGATGGAAGAGGGCAAACAAGTTGGAATAAAAAATGGTAAGTGCCCCACAATCACAGtctgtttaatttgtttgaaaGGCTGTGGTCAGCTCTCTTCCTTCAGTACAACGCTGATTAGTGAGGTTGCCTCCTCGCTAACTGACCTTAATACTGTTTGGAGGCACATAACGAGTATTCAGACTAATCCCTGGATGTGGAAAGGATTCCCTAAGTTTTTGGACTAAGTTGTTTTGTTACTGGAAATTCAATTTATCATCCAGACAAGCAAAGCGAACTCCTGTTGTTTGTCAGTGCCTGTTCCATAAAGAAAGTTCAAAAGAGACactgaagcaaaagaaaaaagaaagaaaaggcacGCTGCTGCTGCACCCAAGTGCGTTGTGTCGTCAGGAGtaagatggaaaaaaatctcATCGGTCTAGTTTTAGTATAGACAATGGTTAATCCCTGACCAACCCTGTTTGGTGTCATCTGCCCAAATATGGGTTAGCCTCAGTGTACTGAGAGCAGCCAGGTGTGTGAGGAGttgttaaattgtttatttgttgttttttttgtttgttttttgttttgtgtgtttgtttgttttgtaacaaTGACTACCTGCGTTTAACTCCAGAAAGAGCCAGCTGTGGAAAACCTTTATCTTAATTTACATGACTGTGTCTGAGTTACCTATTTGAAGGAGAAGTTAGCAGGACCGGGACAGGACATGCTGAAGTGTAAATTCTATGTTTTGCGTGTGTGAGGGTCCGTGTTACATAAATTTCTTCACCAGAGGATGAGCAAATAGGCCCTGCGCTATTTGCACGCCCATACATACATCTGCACATGTGTGGAATGCATCCTCCAAGTGGACTCCAGAAAGTAATATAAACAGAACCGCTATCGGTCTGTAGTGTCCACAGCTGTTCGTGTACGTGCCCATTTGGGAGTATATTTATGCCCTTAGGCTGAGTAGTGACAAATGATATACTTAAGTGTTACTCACAATGCTTTGTATGCATAAGGTGTTCTTGATTTATGTATAAGCCGCTGAAAATCTTCCCTTAGTTATTGTCCTCGGATGAGGCTTGCATTCAGTATCTTCACTGATCGCATTTATAGAAACTGAAAATGGCATTTTGTATGTTCTCAGAGAAGAATtctgaaaacatgaacacatgtgTTATGATTAGGGGTGTAACGGTACACAAAAAGTACAGCTCAGTATGTATCTTGACTTTGTGTGAAAGTTGCTACCGGGGGAAGCTCAGAGTTCAAATGAATTTTCTGCATGCTGcattgtgcacatgtgtgcCAAATTGAAAGACCCATGCTgaaagtttttagtttgtatgtgtgtactgtTACAGCCCTAGTTATAATTCAAAATGTACTACAATCTATGTTACTGACTAGTTAGAATACCACAGTGTCTTAAATCACTAGGCAGCATCTTATGTCCAGTTAACTCAGTTAGTCACAGGAGAAGGTGCCActcctttctttcctgcttTTGGCCATAATAAATACCGTGATGAGGATTGATGCTTTCATTGTATATTGATGATAGTGGACTCAATTGATATATCAATCCAGATTGATGGAtcctgcatgtctttgtttgGTTTCTCAATGTATGAAAGTAACATAGCCTGCAGTTTATTGTAAGCTGCGTTCCCTTCTGTTCATAGGAAACACAGCACTTCATGACTGCGCAGAGTCAGGCAGTTTGGAGATCATGCGGATGTTACTGCAGTATGGAGCAACCATGGAGCAGGACGGCTATGGCATGACGCCGCTGCTCTCAGCCAGCGTCACAGGCCACACTAACATTGTAGATGAACTGACAACGCACCAGCAGGTCAGGATTTGTCTGCATAGATGTGCATTTGAGGCTGTTGCTTTGATGTTTTGAATCCATTTAAAATGATGTTCTTTCTTCTGAAGACAAGCCACATGGAACGCATTGATGCCCTTGAGCTGTTGGGAGCCACGTTTGTTGACAAGAAGAGAGATCTGCTCGGAGCTTTAAAATACTGGAAGAGAGCCATGGACCTCAGGTACATGGACAGTAATAATATTGTCCATAAACCAGAGCCCAAGCAGCTGATCATGGCATATGACTACGCCAGGGAGGTGAGTGTTAGTTTGAGTTGGTGATTCTGCTTTGCATGTCATGCTCTTGAAATAGGATTTATTCTTGCTCATGTTCTCATATTTTGgtaaaagcagcacacactTAAGAAAGGTGAATGTTCATTGTACTTGGAAAAACttagaaacaaagaagaagaagtgtgtTGAGCTGGATTTAGGGTCTTAAAGCCAGTTGCTTCAGGAAAGCAGTACGTACTTTGCCACACGTGCATGGAAACCCTACGCTGCCTAAATTTAGGCCATTGTCTCGACCATGTAATCTTCTTCCTAGGTAACAAACAGAGAAGAGCTGGACGGGCTGATATCTGACCCGGATGAGATGCGCATGCAGGCGCTACTTATCCGTGAGAGAATCCTTGGCCCACAGCATCCAGACACGTCTTACTACATCCGTTACCGAGGTGCCGTCTATGCAGACTCTGGCAACTTTGAGCGCTGTATCAATCTATGGAAGTATGCCTTGGACATGCAGCAGAGCAACCTTGACCCCCTCAGCCCCATGACTGCCTCCAGTCTGCTGTCGTTTGCCGAGCTCTTCTCCTTCATGCTGCAAGACAGGGCTAAGGGGCTCTTGGGGACGTCGGTGTCATTTGAGGACTTGATGGGGATCCTTTCCAAGAGTGTTTTGGAGATTGAGCGGGCAGTTAAACAAAGCGGACCTATGCCACCAGACCCTGCCCAGCTCAGCAAAGCACTGTCAATCATCCTGCACCTCATTTGTCTTTTAGAGAAGGTGGCATGTACTGCAGAGCAGGACCACTTCAAGAAGGAAACTATCTATAGGTGGGTTACATTTAAATCACTTGTATTGGCAACAGTTTGTCTTACAGTAaggaaaatcatttaaaaatgacccGAGTAATTTCTAACCAATAGAATAGTCAGCTGAAATAAGCAGTGCATTCCACCTCTGCCTCCTTTTGTGAATTTGTATCAACAAGTCACATTCATTGATGAGTGTCATAATCTGTGATAGTAGTTCAATCAAACCTGAAGTCCTCATTGTCAGCTGGGACTGAGTGCTGTTACCATGATGGCCTCTTTCCACATCTTGACAGATTCCTGAAGCTCCAGCCATGTGGTAAGAATGGCTACAGTCCACTGCACTTGGCAGTTGACCGAAACACTACCTGTGTGGGCCGCTATCCTGTCTGCAAGTTCCCCTCTCTCACAGTGGCTTCCATCCTTCTTGAGTGTGGGGCAGATGTTAACAGCCGCGATGAAGATGACAACAGGTCagtcttttgtatttttcattggAAATGGACTTTTGTGAGACTCTTCTAGTCCTAATGCCtcctcaaagtgctttacacaGCATCTACTCTAGATTTAGCTTACATAACTTTCTGTTCTCTTACTATCCTCATTTTAATTTGTACGGAtaattttgttaataaaaataacataacataaagtGTATAGTGGAACAAGTATTGTATTTCTTGTCTGTATAAATTAAGAAATTGAAGTACTTAGAAATTTTCCTAACAACCTTGCGTGATCATGTGTCATTAGGACAGTCAGAACAGACCAAACGTAACATGTTTTGTAGCATGATCTTAAAGCCGGGCTCTTTTCCAAACCTCCAGCCCTCTTCACATTGCCGCATCCAATGGTCACCCAGACATCATGAACCTGCTGATATCATGCGGGACTCACTTTGACAGCACCAACGCCTTCCAACAAACGGCCTGCGACCTCCTGGACGAGAAGGAACTGTCCAGGAATGTCATCCAGCCCATAAACCACACCACCCTGCAGTGCCTAGCCGCCAGGGCCATCATCAAGCACAGCCTCGACTACCGGGGAAACATCCCTGAGAAACTAGAGGCCTTCGTCTTGCTCCACAGATAATGATTGTGAAGGAGTGGAGGcgggtggatggatggatggatggatgaaaagagGAGAGTGTGTGCGATGCCATCGACAGACATGGACAGACTGAGGAGCACTATAGTTCAACACGTGACCCACAAGTTGCTTGAGGCAGCTGAAAGACACGATTTTGTGGGTTAGTGTTACAAATCCAAACTATCAGAAGTGTATGAAATTGAAGATTcgtgtgaacaaaaaaaatgtccttgttCAACCAGGATAAACTAAAAATGAGTGGATCGGATGAAGGTATGAGTcaacattttcttcctctgtttgcCCTATCATGGAGCCACAGCTCTGACTGGTCACAGCCCGATCTGTGGGGATGTATTAGGAGTGAACTGCAACATGGACAAACACGGTTGAATCTCTGGAGGAACTGAGCAAGGGGTTTACGTATTTTTGCTTTagaaaaaaattttttttttttttttttgcatattccACTATGCTATTTATTGAATGAAACTTGAGAGATTTTTCTCCATGCTGGCTCCAACCCCGTCTCAACTTTGCCTGCTTCTCTCTTCTCAAAGCACGGATTGAGGCATTTCTACATATGCTGGGACTTCAGGTTATTTTTTGTTCGTCCCATCACTGTTGCCAACAGCCATGGACCCTTTCTCAGTCACCACTAggtccttttttcttttttttctttttttttttgttttgtacttttacaaTACATTTCATTCTTGCCATGCATCATTTGTCGTTCCCACTTTAGTGTGTAACAAAGCTTTACGAGAAGGGTTTAATGTCTGCAAACACCATAAGTGCTTTATTCTTCCTATGCACAGGCTATGCTGTTGGAAAGAGAGACTGTTGTATTCTGTGCCGGCACTTGTCTGTGCAATATCTCTCATGAGTTTTTGTGTTTACCTCATTGCTGCCGTTTCCTTCAGTGTATCCCCTCACTTCACtcaaagaaggaggaggagggggggtgcaAAAACCATTGTACTGATTGTTGTAAGAAAATTGAATGAATTTGAGTgcttgtgtatgtttgtatgtgtgaaagaATGAGTGCCACACAGTGCGTTTCTTGTATGCagagtggattttatttttttcttttttgagctTATACAAATTGAGGACAAGAGTTTGGTGAAGTGGCACTCATGGAGATTCCAAAATGCACATGACTGCCACTGGACACCACAGCGGCCAAACTGTCTCCAGCCGCTGGAGTGCACAGGCTTATACACAGAAGTGACCTCTTAACGTTCATACACGGCCGACCTTTAAATGCCGTCGTTCTTCTAATGATCATGATCAAAAAGCAAAATCTGTGTAGGTTTCCAACATTGGCCCACCgtgcatgtgcagcagcagcagcatttaacCAGTCACTGCAGAAAACCTTTCTTGTGAACTCATAGACTCCACTACGGCGAGGGTAGCTCTGCTCATTTTGTACAACTGTCGTCCAATTGTATGAGAACTGATGACGCAGATGAGTAGGAGGACGCTGCGACGAACAGAATAGTAAAGCTTAAGAATTATCTTGTTTGCACATTAGCTTTAGACGTGTGGATTGGAAAAAAGGGCTTTTCATAATTCGTAGGATTTCATATTGCAGTCTATTAAACCTAACAGTTCAAAACCAGACATAGAAAATGTATGAGGACTCCCAGGGCAACTTGATTTGAATCTGCACTTTACTACAGCGGAGATTAAGATTTGATATGGCATTAATCAGATTCATGTCTTAACAACTAGTTTGACAATAAACCCATGTTGCACATATCTCCTTGTCCGAATGTCTTTATTTCcttgtgttgtctgtttgtgcGGCTTATGCAGATGGCAGTTTCAGTAAATGTTTAGGTTTCTATGAGATGATGTCTTATACCCTTGTTTAGgtcatttcagttttaactgATGGTAATTTCCGATGATATGAAAGGCTCTAAGACTACATGTACTGTTAACATCAGGAACATGGACTTACATAGGGAGAAATGCAGCCTTCAGTCCAGACTGAAACTCGCAGGGAAGTGCTGAAAAACTAGCTTGATCAATGTTAACACAAGATACACTGGAATATAGAGCAAGTTACACATTACCAGTATAGTCATTAAATTGTGTTGTAACCAGTTAAAATATGACCTGCAACCTCTTCAGGCGAGAAGTTGAAATAGTAGGACATGGTAGCTTTCAACAAGTTGGTTTCTCTGCTTCTCTATCTgttaattatttgtattttccaATAGATTTCCTGTCTATTCTACTTTTACTGTGGGGTCACTAAGGGGTAGACTCCTTTCAGATACTTGAGCCGGGTGTACAGAGAACCTTTTCTGGACTGGAATGTGTGCAGAGAAACCTCTGACATTGCAGGCCAGGGTGTTCACACTGTGCATCCAGTTGCATTCAGGAactttcctaaaaaaaaaaaaaagggggacgGTCTTGTTTGTTCAAGACTCAtttaaagcaataaaacaataacaatggcTCTGCAGAGaactttcactgtttttctttgtaaagaAGTTTACTAACATTATTTGCCCATTCAGTCATAGAAAGCAACCAAGTGTTTGCTTTTGACTGGAGtgcaaacaatgaaaaacaccACAGACATCCTCTGGTACAGTAGTTAATATGATCACCATGTTCTTGTTAAATCTGGAACCACAGACTGTACAAGttaaacagtgaaatgatgaggctatttttttttattgttgtctttttgtcaacaaattcaGTGAGAAGTATCTAAAAATTGAAAACAATGTATTTGTGACCTGCTTTTAAAGATTTAGCTTTTCAATAGGAACAAATTGTCTCGGGTTTTCACTTATCTTGTGAAATATCTTAACAGAAATAACATTAGACCCACCCATGCACCCATTTATGATCCCTTGACGATGTATTTTAAGGACTTTTGGTGACCCTTGAGGATCACATTTTGTTGCAGCTTCATCCGCATGATAATAATCATTAAGTTAGCTGCTCTGTTTATTTCTCAGTATCTGCGAACTCTCGTGTTGTTACAGGTCCGTCACTCCCTAATGCCCTTTACTGTCATTCCTGTCACCTACCTTCTCCACCCACTCACTCACCTGCCCAGTCCCATTTTCCTTACCAGCCTGGATCAACATATACCAGTTAGGCTCCATTCATTCCCTGTCAGACTGTCTAGTTTGCAGCACAATGTGATTTTGCCAAGTGAAGACATGTCCCTGGACCAACATCAAACATAGTGTTTCTAGACCATCGTTGCCATCAAGCAATCACCCTCTGCTAGCTTACTGGCAAGCTTACTTGTTAGCATAGCCTACCTACTTGGCAAGCTAACTCGCTAACCCTGCAGGAGCTTATTTTATTGCAGGTAGTTCAGGAACACACAGTAATGGTGTCAAAGGAGGGCGATTAGTTGATGGCAAAGTTAGTCCAGGAACATGTCTGAGTTGGTAAAATCATGTCACGCCTAGTTTGCATCCACCTAGCTTTGCAAACcacctttgttttgtctgccttCTCTGCCTGTCCTGCCATTTGGATGTCTGTTTTTGACTGTCTTCCTGGGTTTTTTGACTGTCTTCCTGGGGTTGACCCATGCATGAAGTTGACCTcaaacttttttcttcttttttttttcttttgttttaactgtgacGGTCTTTGTTTGGGTTCAAACTAACATTTTCTGAGCCGGGACGCAGTGATCcttaaacttttctttttaagcaTCACAAAAATCCATTCAGGAAGTCCTCTGTTGTTCTGACATTTGTGTCGTGTTGTTTTAGGGTGTCATCTAACAACGTGATGATGAAGTTTCCTCACATGTAAAGAATAAAAGAGTGGAGTACTGTTTTGATGACACATGTATTGCGTTATATAAAAGCAGTTTCAAATGCTGAAATGGTTGatgatttactttttttttttcctccaccccctcctctctcacagTGAGGATCTCGCCAcctgttttcctcctcacatgtacagcagcagcagtcagtccCAGAATGTCACACCTATCCTGAATGTTCCCTTATGAGTCACTGCTAGGATCTCAAGCAAAGTGGAGAGTGGGAATTTCATAATTAGTCACGATCGCTGTAGGTATGTGCGCTGGGCAGCTGAAGTGGAACAGAGCTGGTTTGGgtagatgttttgttttgttgttgtttttttttaaaaccatctgtgtgtgtcatagCAGAACAAGAGTCTGTTCTGTGATTTATCAACAaggattttaaaacatttgggGACTACATCATCCAGCCATTTAATATATGTACAACATGCACCTCTCAGCCGCAGCATATAAACCAGATGAAGTGAATAatattaatcatctgtttacagtgcaatgttctgcagggaacccttgggttctggcaatcatgtggacggtctttgacacacacatcacccaTCTGAACAGCGCAGACCAAATACAAACCCTCAGGGCACAggaggatccaacattctgatgccggtgaccacaaaatacccccagaggtcctgtgtcccttcccccCACTGCCAGAGCAGTTTTGGcaggggacctacaaaatatcaagcaggtggtttaaATGTTGCAGTCGATCGGCGTCTACTGTCAGAATCAGGACTACAGCTCACTGTGATTTCACCAGGAGTTTAGCTAACCCGAGAAAACCAGTTTGggggaaggggaaaaaaagcagtgatgtaaacaggaagtttttagatttgtttttaaactccTGTGGTTTACCGGCAGGGTGGCCCTGAAGAGCATTactgaacttttatttttgcttttccttttttttttttgctttatgacAACCACAACCAGAGTTACCTGCTAAAAATAGCACAGATATTATGAGGTGAGagaatgttatttattttgaccatGTGTGACGAGTCTGATCCATCCTGTTATCTCAGCCGTGTTGAGCTCGGCTAACCTAGATTTCCTTCAGCTGGAATATTAACATCTCTCATTGATGGTAATTGTGAAGTATATGGTGTAGGTGTTTCTgggtctctgtgtctctgtgtctctaacAAGGCGAGGCTTGTCAGAGCACAGTGTAAAACATGTGAGCGTTCATGTGGCGCAGCCCCCACTTAAACTGGAGGTTCACAGGCCCGTCAGCTCTGTGTCGAACTAGATGTTGACATAATGAGGAAGAGATTAAAAGGAGGTGCTGAGAGAGCGGCGTATAGCTGAACAAAGCTCTGTGCCGCAAGAGGAgggcgtgtgcgtgtgtgtgggaagACGGTGTGTATAAAAGACAGATTTTCTAGAAAAATCCCTTGTCAGCTCAGAGGAGGGGAGGGTATAGTGACTCACCGGGTTGCCCATCAAGTCCCAGCCATGAAGCTGATGAGAAACGACCTCGCTGAGCTGTCTTTGAGCAAGACGCAGACTCCTTATCAGCTTACATATTACACAGGCGGGAAGTTTGAAGCCATTgcataaacatgaacacacgCTTTATTGTATATAAAACAGGACAGGTTCACATTTTCTCACGTTTTAAAACCCATATGTGCATTAAAACACTTTTGCTGTCCCTACTGGATCTATGGGTCAAGTGGATATCCCTGAGTTAACTGCAATTTTACTTTCAAATTCCATCTTGTCGTTACTATCCTTCGGCTGTAACTGTCAATGGATGCACAAAAAAGTGAGT harbors:
- the fem1c gene encoding protein fem-1 homolog C; its protein translation is MDLKTAVFNAARDGKLRLLQKLLENKDGHEVTKLMAEKTNGATPLLMASRYGHLDLVEYLLECCSAPVEVGGSVNFDGETIEGAPPLWAASAAGHLKVVQSLLGHGASVNSTTLTNSTPLRAACFDGHLDIVKYLVEHKADLEVANRHGHTCLMISCYKGHKDIAQYLLEKGADVNRKSVKGNTALHDCAESGSLEIMRMLLQYGATMEQDGYGMTPLLSASVTGHTNIVDELTTHQQTSHMERIDALELLGATFVDKKRDLLGALKYWKRAMDLRYMDSNNIVHKPEPKQLIMAYDYAREVTNREELDGLISDPDEMRMQALLIRERILGPQHPDTSYYIRYRGAVYADSGNFERCINLWKYALDMQQSNLDPLSPMTASSLLSFAELFSFMLQDRAKGLLGTSVSFEDLMGILSKSVLEIERAVKQSGPMPPDPAQLSKALSIILHLICLLEKVACTAEQDHFKKETIYRFLKLQPCGKNGYSPLHLAVDRNTTCVGRYPVCKFPSLTVASILLECGADVNSRDEDDNSPLHIAASNGHPDIMNLLISCGTHFDSTNAFQQTACDLLDEKELSRNVIQPINHTTLQCLAARAIIKHSLDYRGNIPEKLEAFVLLHR